One window of the Gemmatimonadota bacterium genome contains the following:
- the hemB gene encoding porphobilinogen synthase, with protein sequence MKDPAPPEPAPAPIGSRLIQDRERLAVRIRDARPSDLPSVVEVEAAAYSVPWNYASLRALVRREGVRFLVAQLPEPEGRFVGHGILRWAADEGEIVNLAVVPEVRGRGVGSDLLDHLLEFARDSALRSVFLEVRASNDPAIALYRSRGFRQVGVREHYYDHPREDARILRLDLSSPPLRPPEESALASRAGAPMTELPTYRGRRLRGSERLRALVRETRLSPGQLLLPLFVEGGRGVRTLIPSMPGVARTSVDEAVKDAREAFELGLGGVLLFGIPENKDEQGTGAWKADGIVQRAVRDLKGKLPDLLVVTDVCLCEYTTHGHCGVLDGETVLNDPTLDLLARTAVSHAEAGADMVAPSDMMDGRVGAIRAALDGAGFVELPILSYAAKYASAFYGPFRDAADSAPAFGDRRGYQMDPANADEAIREVLADLEEGADIVMVKPALAYLDVIRRVKEETGAPVAAYHVSGEYAAIMAAIERGWLDERAMEEALLSIRRAGADIIVSYWAREYARRLGRG encoded by the coding sequence ATGAAGGATCCGGCTCCACCGGAACCGGCGCCCGCGCCAATCGGCTCCCGGCTTATCCAGGACCGGGAACGCCTTGCGGTCCGCATTCGAGATGCGCGTCCAAGCGACCTCCCCTCCGTCGTGGAGGTAGAGGCGGCGGCGTATTCGGTCCCCTGGAACTACGCCTCGTTGAGGGCGCTGGTGCGCCGCGAGGGGGTTCGTTTTCTCGTGGCTCAATTGCCGGAGCCGGAAGGTAGATTCGTCGGCCACGGAATCCTCCGTTGGGCTGCGGACGAGGGAGAGATCGTAAATCTGGCCGTGGTGCCCGAAGTGCGAGGAAGGGGGGTCGGGAGCGACCTCCTGGACCATCTCCTCGAATTCGCCCGGGACTCCGCCCTCCGGTCCGTCTTCCTCGAGGTGCGGGCCTCCAACGACCCGGCAATCGCCCTTTACCGCTCGCGGGGGTTCCGCCAGGTGGGGGTCCGCGAGCACTATTATGATCATCCCCGAGAGGATGCGCGGATCCTGCGCCTCGATCTTTCGTCCCCGCCTCTTCGCCCCCCCGAAGAGAGCGCCCTCGCTTCTCGAGCCGGAGCACCGATGACGGAGCTACCGACCTATCGCGGCCGCCGGTTGAGGGGAAGCGAACGCCTCCGCGCGCTCGTCCGCGAGACCCGCCTTTCTCCCGGCCAACTGCTCCTTCCCCTCTTCGTCGAAGGAGGAAGGGGGGTGCGCACCCTCATCCCCTCGATGCCGGGAGTCGCGCGCACGTCGGTGGACGAGGCGGTGAAAGACGCGCGCGAAGCGTTCGAGCTCGGGCTCGGAGGGGTCCTCCTGTTCGGAATTCCGGAAAATAAGGACGAACAGGGGACCGGGGCCTGGAAGGCCGATGGAATCGTCCAACGCGCCGTTCGGGATCTCAAAGGAAAGCTCCCGGACCTTCTCGTGGTGACCGACGTCTGCCTCTGCGAATACACGACGCACGGACACTGCGGCGTTCTGGACGGCGAGACGGTGCTGAACGATCCGACGCTCGACCTCCTGGCCCGTACGGCCGTGAGCCATGCCGAGGCGGGCGCCGACATGGTCGCGCCCTCGGACATGATGGACGGCCGGGTCGGGGCCATCCGTGCCGCGCTGGACGGAGCCGGATTCGTCGAGTTGCCCATCCTGAGCTACGCCGCCAAATACGCCTCGGCGTTTTACGGGCCCTTCCGCGATGCCGCTGACTCGGCACCCGCCTTCGGTGACCGGCGGGGATACCAGATGGACCCCGCGAACGCGGACGAGGCGATCCGCGAGGTCCTCGCCGATCTCGAGGAGGGCGCGGATATCGTCATGGTCAAGCCGGCGCTCGCGTACCTCGACGTGATCCGGCGGGTGAAGGAAGAAACAGGGGCGCCCGTGGCGGCCTACCACGTCTCAGGGGAGTACGCGGCGATCATGGCGGCGATCGAGCGGGGATGGCTGGACGAGCGCGCGATGGAGGAGGCGCTCCTCTCGATCCGGCGGGCGGGGGCGGACATCATCGTGTCTTATTGGGCGCGGGAATACGCGCGGAGGTTGGGGCGCGGCTGA
- the tsaB gene encoding tRNA (adenosine(37)-N6)-threonylcarbamoyltransferase complex dimerization subunit type 1 TsaB — protein MSPPALLLAFDVSTPVGSIALARGEELLAREFLLQARDHAARLLPGISATLDRAGVSPRDLEGIVVGKGPGSFTGVRIAAATARGLAIALGIPLWPRSSLAAAAVSDGSTLPEGVAGPIPGLAVEPGAGAPGRPRYILFDARGDRVYGACFKLGGERLEVLVRPHPATVGEVLSGRLPAGVLFAGSGALRHAATILESGHRLLLPPTGIPTAEGLLRLQALSPDDSPERPGSRWEPDYLRGSWARRPTVGRTRSR, from the coding sequence GTGAGCCCGCCCGCCCTCCTCCTCGCCTTCGACGTCTCGACCCCCGTCGGCTCGATCGCTCTGGCACGAGGAGAGGAGCTCCTCGCCCGCGAATTCCTCCTCCAAGCGCGTGATCATGCCGCGCGCCTTCTTCCGGGGATCTCCGCGACTCTCGATCGGGCCGGAGTGAGCCCGCGCGACCTCGAGGGAATCGTGGTGGGGAAGGGACCGGGCTCGTTCACCGGGGTCCGCATCGCGGCGGCGACCGCGAGAGGTCTCGCGATCGCCCTCGGGATTCCCCTCTGGCCCCGGTCTTCCCTCGCCGCGGCCGCGGTCTCGGACGGCTCGACGCTCCCGGAGGGTGTCGCCGGTCCGATCCCCGGCCTGGCCGTGGAGCCGGGGGCGGGTGCGCCAGGTCGGCCCCGGTACATCCTGTTCGACGCCCGGGGTGACCGGGTCTACGGGGCCTGCTTCAAGCTCGGCGGCGAGAGGCTCGAGGTCCTCGTCCGCCCACACCCGGCGACAGTGGGCGAGGTGCTCTCCGGGCGACTTCCGGCAGGCGTCCTCTTCGCGGGCTCCGGCGCGCTCCGGCACGCGGCCACGATCCTCGAATCGGGACACCGGCTCCTCCTCCCGCCGACCGGAATCCCGACCGCCGAGGGACTACTGCGTCTACAAGCCCTCTCTCCGGACGATTCCCCTGAGCGGCCGGGCAGCCGCTGGGAACCCGACTACCTCCGCGGATCCTGGGCGCGCCGCCCAACGGTCGGCCGCACCCGGTCCCGATGA
- the tsaE gene encoding tRNA (adenosine(37)-N6)-threonylcarbamoyltransferase complex ATPase subunit type 1 TsaE gives MILSERNLVRWGECVGRDVGTPVFLGLKGQLGAGKSVLARAIAQGAGVEAAVPSPTFNLLFRYPAREGVEVVHLDLYRLREPDELWELGWEELGQESEIVIVEWPERAGDHLPADRWDIHLAPPEPGSHLRMVQVHRLGNPPHLPGFPVSLEESR, from the coding sequence ATGATCCTCTCGGAGCGGAACCTCGTGCGCTGGGGAGAGTGCGTCGGCCGGGACGTCGGGACCCCTGTTTTCCTGGGCCTCAAGGGACAGCTCGGGGCGGGAAAGTCCGTCCTCGCCCGCGCGATCGCGCAGGGGGCCGGCGTGGAAGCGGCCGTGCCGTCGCCCACCTTCAACCTTCTTTTTCGATACCCGGCGCGTGAAGGGGTCGAGGTCGTGCATCTCGACCTCTATCGCCTCCGCGAGCCAGACGAGCTCTGGGAGTTGGGTTGGGAAGAACTCGGACAGGAGTCGGAAATCGTCATCGTGGAGTGGCCCGAGCGGGCGGGCGATCACCTTCCGGCGGACCGCTGGGACATCCACCTCGCCCCGCCCGAGCCCGGATCCCACCTCCGGATGGTCCAGGTCCACCGCCTGGGAAATCCTCCCCACCTTCCCGGCTTTCCCGTAAGCCTCGAGGAGAGCCGGTGA
- the uvrB gene encoding excinuclease ABC subunit UvrB — protein MPEFQIEAPFEPKGDQPKAIEELFEGLVRGDRFQTLLGATGTGKTLTMAHVVARHRRPVLVMSHNKTLAAQLYGELKQLLPRNAVEYFVSYYDYYQPEAYLPATDTYIEKDSSINEDIDRLRLRATSSLFEREDVVVVASVSCIYGLGNPSDYRSLMFELRTGESVGRNALLRALVAIQYRRNDIAFERGTFRVRGDTVEVFPAYEEQGVRVEFWGDEVERITRFDPLTGELITTLGRTAIYPASHYVTHRRTIEAAVPLIRREMDEQVKKFQREGRLLEAQRIESRTRFDVEMMLEIGTCPGIENYSRFTSRREAGERPSCLLDYFPKDYLVIVDESHQSLPQLQGMHRGDRSRKETLIEHGFRLPSALDNRPLTYDEWEGMIHQAVFVSATPGDRELQLSKGVVVEQIIRPTGLVDPEVVVRPVKGQVDDLLAEIREREKRGERVLVTTLTKRMAEDLSEYLQGVGVRVRYMHSDIDTIERMEILRGLRLGRFDVLVGINLLREGLDLPEVSLVAILDADKEGFLRDARSLIQTIGRAARNVRGRAILYADKMTDSMRRCLDETERRREIQEAHNEEHGITPETIVKSVQEIEFSTRVADARTAPAPRVAEALATYQEEMNLEELAKVLEKEMEEAAAQLDFERAALLRDELFEVRTKL, from the coding sequence ATGCCGGAATTTCAGATCGAGGCCCCCTTCGAGCCGAAGGGCGATCAGCCGAAGGCGATCGAGGAGCTCTTCGAGGGACTGGTGCGCGGGGACCGCTTCCAGACGCTTCTGGGAGCGACGGGGACGGGAAAGACCCTCACGATGGCGCACGTCGTCGCGCGCCACCGCCGTCCAGTCCTCGTGATGTCCCACAACAAGACGCTCGCTGCCCAGCTTTACGGGGAGCTGAAGCAACTTCTTCCGAGAAACGCGGTCGAGTACTTCGTCTCCTACTACGACTATTACCAGCCGGAGGCCTACCTCCCGGCCACCGACACCTACATCGAGAAAGATTCCTCGATCAACGAGGACATCGACCGCCTTCGCCTTCGCGCGACCTCGTCGCTCTTCGAGCGCGAGGATGTCGTGGTCGTTGCGTCGGTCTCCTGCATCTATGGGCTCGGAAATCCGAGCGACTACCGCTCCCTCATGTTCGAGCTTCGCACGGGGGAATCGGTGGGCCGAAATGCGCTTCTCCGTGCGCTGGTCGCGATCCAGTATCGCCGAAACGACATCGCCTTCGAGCGCGGGACTTTCCGCGTCAGGGGCGATACGGTGGAAGTCTTCCCGGCCTATGAGGAACAGGGAGTTCGAGTCGAGTTTTGGGGAGATGAGGTCGAACGGATCACGCGATTCGACCCGCTCACCGGCGAGCTCATCACGACGCTGGGACGAACCGCGATTTATCCGGCGTCCCACTACGTCACCCACCGGCGCACGATCGAGGCCGCGGTCCCCCTGATCCGGCGGGAGATGGACGAGCAGGTGAAGAAATTTCAGCGGGAGGGAAGGCTCCTCGAGGCCCAGCGCATCGAGTCCCGTACCCGCTTCGACGTCGAGATGATGCTCGAAATCGGCACCTGTCCGGGGATCGAGAACTATTCCCGATTCACGAGCCGAAGGGAAGCCGGGGAGCGCCCGTCTTGCCTCCTCGATTACTTCCCGAAGGATTACCTCGTCATCGTGGACGAGTCGCACCAGAGCCTTCCCCAGCTCCAGGGGATGCATCGGGGCGACCGTTCGAGGAAAGAGACGCTCATCGAGCACGGCTTTCGCCTCCCCTCCGCATTGGACAACCGGCCCCTCACCTACGACGAGTGGGAAGGGATGATCCACCAGGCGGTCTTCGTCTCCGCCACGCCGGGGGATCGAGAGCTCCAGCTCTCGAAGGGGGTCGTCGTCGAGCAGATCATCCGCCCCACGGGCCTCGTGGACCCCGAGGTCGTGGTTCGGCCGGTGAAGGGGCAAGTGGACGATCTTCTCGCTGAGATTCGCGAGCGGGAAAAGAGGGGAGAGCGGGTCTTGGTGACGACTCTCACGAAACGAATGGCCGAGGATCTATCCGAGTACCTCCAAGGGGTGGGGGTGCGCGTGCGATACATGCACTCGGACATTGATACGATCGAGAGGATGGAGATCCTCCGTGGGCTCCGCCTCGGGCGCTTCGACGTCCTCGTGGGGATCAATCTCCTGCGCGAAGGACTGGATCTTCCCGAGGTCTCCCTCGTCGCGATTCTCGACGCCGACAAGGAGGGGTTCCTGCGGGACGCGCGCTCCCTCATCCAGACGATCGGGCGGGCGGCGCGAAACGTTCGCGGGCGGGCGATCCTCTATGCGGATAAAATGACGGACTCCATGCGGCGCTGCCTCGATGAGACCGAGCGGCGTCGCGAGATCCAGGAGGCGCACAACGAGGAGCATGGGATCACGCCCGAGACCATCGTGAAAAGCGTGCAGGAGATAGAGTTCTCCACTCGGGTGGCCGACGCGCGTACCGCCCCGGCACCTCGCGTCGCCGAGGCGCTGGCCACCTATCAGGAGGAGATGAACCTGGAGGAGCTCGCGAAGGTCTTGGAGAAGGAGATGGAGGAGGCCGCCGCGCAACTCGACTTCGAAAGAGCCGCGCTCCTTCGCGACGAGCTCTTTGAGGTCCGGACAAAATTGTGA